GTAAAAACTAGGCATTGGAGTTGCTTTAAATGCAAGACTCTTCCTAAGCATCTTAATCTCAGCTTCTTGGGTCTCCTACAAAAGGAATGAAAGGTTTATGTCAATCAAAAAGGCATTCATATGAACTAAAAAACATCTGCCACTAATTTgcgggagtggatcctctccagtgaacAAAAAACTGGATGGTGGGTGTCAATTGTGATCTTTCATCCTtcattgctctctctctctcatatttaattTTGGTCCCACTTGTAAagttaatggtgagagatcacactgcatttcctcaagtgttaaaaaaactggagaggatccatttccctAATTTGCCGGCATAGATATCAAATATAAACCTTGGTTTTTGCTTGTAGGTTATTCTCCTCCACTTCCTTTGCATGAATCTTTTCCTCGAGCTTTGAGTAAAACTGGCCACCGGAATATCAATGATTCTTTTAACTACAAACTTATTTGAAATAAATCCTCATGTTAAAACAAAATAAGGAAGTAAGTAATAATTGATTACCTGTTTTCTTCTCTCAGCTCGCTCATCACATTTGAAGCTGAATCCATAATTTGGAAGTGCCCCAACCCTGCGAGGTTTAGCATCTTCTGCAGTAGGACTTCCAAGTGGATTAAGGAAAGACCATGATCAAACACCAGAGTGCTCTAAAAAATCAATAATAAACTCACCAAGACCATAAAGGCAGTCCCATTAGATTCCCACTTGTGCTCACAAGGAAGCAAAAGACACCCAATCACAAACGGACAtgcaaaaaaacaaataaatatataaaaggaTACAAAGAACATTCTGTTCCTCCTTGAACATTTTCAGCGGGCCCTTTCTTCAATGATCTTGGTTTAGCTTTGTCCCTGATTCAAATAAGTGACATTAGACTAGTCAAATAGGTAAAACCATTTCTATATGACATAACATATTTCTTCAACTAGCATATGATGAAAATTCACAAATACATGCAAAGTATTACATACAGTGGTACTTCAGAAGACACTGGATCAGATTTTCCAGGGTGCTGAAAGAAAAGAGTAAAAACTATCAGGGAAAGCCAAAACTATATTGGTATTACCCAACACCCAAAAGATAAAAGAACAAAGGAAAAAATATTAACCGAATGCTAGCACAAGTAATGACAGGATAAAGCAACCAAAGGTAACAACAATATTTACCTTCGACAACAGAGTTTCCTTGTCATCATACGATCTGATTTTGGCAGGCTGCCTAGGGTGGGGTTCTGAAGCTGAAGTACCATTTGAAACAGCAGATGATGCATGTTCATCTTTTCCATCTTGGAATCTTTTCACCGAGTTTGTATGAACACCTTTCGAACCTGTGGGCTTTGTGCACTTTTCCTTCACAGGACCCTTTTGAGCTCTTAATTGCCTTGATTGATCCTCTACTGTAGTAACATCCTTATCCTAGAATTGAGCAAATAAATCAGACTCAaataatataaacaaaataagTTGATCATGAACTCAGTTCTAAGGAAAAAGAGTAAGGAGAAAAAAGTGATCTCACATTAGAATTGTCCACATTGTTGCCATTGCTGCTGCCATTTGCTACTTCCCTGATTTCCACCACAGATGAGTTATCAGTTGCAGCGCCATCCAACtcatcaaaattttcaacatttcCATTTGGAGATGCCATTTCTGTAATTTCAGCAACACTGCGGTCTACCATCTACACCATTCAAAACACCAGTATCATCTCCAAAAGTATATTGTTTTCATGAACACAATTCTAGTGTACTACTTCAATCCCATCAGCAGACGAAAGGTTACTTGGATCGATCATTCACACCAAGCTATCCTACAAGTTAAATAGAGATATTCAAGACAAGATCACAAGGAAAAAAGTCAAAAACTACACTCTTATAGAACAAGTTTCACCATTCATCTGTTGTGTCTAACAAGTATAAATGTTCTAGACAATCAATGTGATTTTCGATTTACCATCCAACTTATATACCAAAGAGATTacaatctttcaaaaaaaaaaaaaagaatgcatCATTCTATGGTCTAATAGCAACTTATCCAATTGAAGGAAAAAGATAAGAACAGGATGGAGGAAAAAATAGCCTTATCAGTGAAGAGAAATCAAAAGAGCAAAAAATAATTGACTCCTTAGTGAAAAATACCACAACTAGTTAGAGTAACTAATAGCACTATAAATGTAAGTGAATATTCATCATATAATAAGTGGAGACGAATAATTCTGTAATCAGAAGAGCAAAAAAGACATTTAATTACATAGAAATCAGTTGATCAAGTTATGTGGAAGATTGAGAAGAAAGCTCCAATCAGAAGAGATTGCTCATCCGAAATGGATTGGAAGATTGTCATAAATTCTTACTCTCAGAAACCGCATGAAAAATGTAGCCATGCCCACATTTGTGCATTCACAAAGCAAAAGTAATCTACATAATATGCGTTATACATTTACACAGTTGGACTGGATGCCATTTGATGCAGAGCCATGTGTATGCCAGCGTGTACACACAGAGAGAAACTTACCTTCTTTAACTCGACCCTAGGAGGAGTAGGCTCCTGGTAAAAACTAGGCATTGGAGTTGCTTTAAATGCAAGACTCTTCCTAAGCATCTTAATCTCAGCTTCTTGGGTCTCCTACAAAAGGAATGAAAGGTTTATGTCAATCAAAAAGGCATTCATATGAACTAAAAAACATCTGCCACTAATTTgcgggagtggatcctctccagtgaacAAAAAACTGGATGGTGGGTGTCAATTGTGATCTTTCATCCTtcattgctctctctctctcatatttaattTTGGTCCCACTTGTAAagttaatggtgagagatcacactgcatttcctcaagtgttaaaaaaactggagaggatccatttccctAATTTGCCGGCATAGATATCAAATATAAACCTTGGTTTTTGCTTGTAGGTTATTCTCCTCCACTTCCTTTGCATGAATCTTTTCCTCGAGCTTTGAGTAAAACTGGCCACCGGAATATCAATGATTCTTTTAACTACAAACTTATTTGAAATAAATCCTCATGTTAAAACAAAATACGGAAGTAAGTAATAATTGATTACCTGTTTTCTTCTCTCAGCTCGCTCATCACATTTGAAGCTGAATCCATAATTGGGAAGTGCCCCAACCCTGCGAGGTTTAGCATCTTCTGCAGTAGGACTTCCAAGTGGATTAAGGAAAGACCATGATCAAACACCAGAGTGCTCTAAAAAATCAATAATAAACTCACCAAGACCATAAAGGCAGTCCCATTAGATTCCCACTTGTGCTCACAAGGAAGCAAAAGACACCCAATCACAAACGGACAtgcaaaaaaacaaataaatatataaaaggaTACAAAGAACATTCTGTTCCTCCTTGAACATTTTCAGCGGGCCCTTTCTTCAATGATCTTGGTTTAGCTTTGTCCCTGATTCAAATAAGTGACATTAGACTAGTCAAATAGGTAAAACCATTTCTATATGACATAACATATTTCTTCAACTAGCATATGATGAAAATTCACAAATACATGCAAAGTATTACATACAGTGGTACTTCAGAAGACACTGGATCAGATTTTCCAGGGTGCTGAAAGAAAAGAGTAAAAACTATCAGGGAAAGCCAAAACTATATTGGTATTACCCAACACCCAAAAGATAAAAGAACAAAGGAAAAAATATTAACCGAATGCTAGCACAAGTAATGACAGGATAAAGCAACCAAAGGTAACAACAATATTTACCTTCGACAACAGAGTTTCCTTGTCATCATACGATCTGATTTTGGCAGGCTGCCTAGGGTGGGGTTCTGAAGCTGAAGTACCATTTGAAACAGCAGATGATGCATGTTCATCTTTTCCATCTTGGAATCTTTTCACCGAGTTTGTATGAACACCTTTCGAACCTGTGGGCTTTGTGCACTTTTCCTTCACAGGACCCTTTTGAGCTCTTAATTGCCTTGATTGATCCTCTACTGTAGTAACATCCTTATCCTAGAATTGAGCAAATAAATCAGACTCAaataatataaacaaaataagTTGATCATGAACTCAGTTCTAAGGAAAAAGAGTAAGGAGAAAAAAGTGATCTCACATTAGAATTGTCCACATTGTTGCCATTGCTGCTGCCATTTGCTACTTCCCTGATTTCCACCACAGATGAGTTATCAGTTGCAGCGCCATCCAACtcatcaaaattttcaacatttcCATTTGGAGATGCCATTTCTGTAATTTCAGCAACACTGGGGTCTACATCTACACCATTCAAAACACCAGTATCATCTCCAAAAGTATATCGTTTTCATGAACACAATTCTAGTGTACTACTTCTATCCCATCAGCAGACGAACGGTTACTTGGATCGATCATTCACACCAAGCTATCCTACAAGTTAAATAGAGATATTCAAGACAAGATCACAAGGAAAAAAGTCAAAAACTACACTCTTATAGAACAAGTTTCACCATTCATCTGTTGTGTCTAACAAGTATAAATGTTCTAGACAATCAATGTGATTTTCGATTTACCATCCAACTTATATACCAAAGAGATTacaatctttcaaaaaaaaaaaaaagaatgcatCATTCTATGGTCTAATAGCAACTTATCCAATTGAAGGAAAAAGATAAGAACAGGATGGAGGAAAAAATAGCAGACCTTGTGAGGTGTTGTCATGACCTATAAACCAGTCAAACAGGCAAAAGCAACACAACATAAAAAATTCTTCTTGTTTTCTTGAATATTTGGTACATAATTGAAATTTCACAATTCATACAAATATGATAAAAGAAACAAACAAGACCTTCCAAAGTCATGCACACTAATCAATAATGCAAAGAATACATTAGTAgaggataaattaaaaagattgcaTCAAACCCCCCTTTGGCTGCCAAGTGCATGAAGACAAATTTGGAATAtgcaaatataaaatattttttttcttaatttaaaacttaaaagaaaaacaaagtgaaaatatgaaattaaaagcTCCAGATTGAACTTCTACTTTAGCATCATCTTAGCTCAAAACTAAGCAATTAACTAAGAACTAACATAGTCAGAAAACAATGAGTACATAAAAAGTGAAAGTGATAGAAATGAaatcaaagcaaaaaaaagaagcAATAGCAGCATGCTCCAATTCCCAATGGCCCATTTGCAAAGAACAAAACTTTGACCCAGCATTGATCTATTTATGCTCAGAAACAATGGCAGCAAACCCCACATTTTGAAGCAGAAGAGAAATGAATCAAGTAGAAGATCTGTGATTACCTAAATGAGATTTTGATGGGTTCAGAAGAGTAACGatatattgtttatctatcaataaatataaattttttatttatgtcttacatcaaaattatatgtaataaataaatataaaattttaaataattaagatcattaatatatataattatatattattatttcatatgtatatatataatattaaaagtatagACTAGATGCATATAGGATATctgtattaataattatatacataATCGAGCCaactcacgagctaatgagccgagtttatccaagctcaagctcggctcatttaatttatgagctcaattttaggctcaagcttggctcaccagctcacgagcttaacttatcgagctattaacgagtcgagctcgaACTGGCTCATaagctggcttgactcacttccagccctacccATGTCCGTGTCAATATCCGTGCATCATAGCTCTCTCAACAAGTCCAAATCTCATTCTCCTActcccttcttcttcctcctcaaatCGCTCTTGAAAAATTAATAGTATAAANNNNNNNNNNNNNNAAGGTAGGAAAAGGGAGTTGAACAAACATagttttaacaaaaatattattaacaTTACATCAATTATGTTTATTGTTAGTGACAGAATTGACAGTGAGATAACATTGATGTTATTTTAAATGTTTTGGAACAAAAATAGGACGATTAAAAATTAGGGATTAAAATAGGATTCACTTCAAACGTTGAGATCAAAACAGTACTTTACCCTAAAAAGTAAGAGGAAATGGTCAAATTAGTTCTTGAAAGATTACTCGTTtttaaattagtccctaaaagattttttttttaatcaattcatcctttaaaaattttaaattagtcatgttaaTCCTTTTGTCACTTTTTTTGTTGACGGTGTCAAAATTTACTAATGTGGCACGTTAAGTGACACCACAACACACTTTTAGGAGTCTCAATAGACTATTAACATaattaatttatgaaattagatcaaatcaaaacctaattaaGGGAAGAACTTGAGGATTGGAATCTCTCAATTTGGGGTTGATTTAATCTAAATtcataaattaataatattaataatcaaTTAGGACTATTAGGTGTGTATTGTGATATTACTTAACGTATCACATCAATAAATTTTAACATCGTTAacaataaaaatgacaaaaaaattaacatgactaatttaaaatctttaaaggatgaatttaattaaaaaaatctttcaaaaactaatttaaaaaataaataattttttaaagactaatttaaccatttattttataaaGTAATAATCTTacgcaaccttttttcagaaaaTCACCAAACCTAAAATcttatacaaattaaaaaatgtGTAAATTTTGCACTATAATACATATTTTATTTACCATAAAAAAAATACAGATATCTTGTTACAAATAATATTTtcatcacactttattctctcaattattaaaaaaaaaattaaaaagatttattcTGTATAGCACCTGCCAATAAAGGTACAAAGAAAACTCCAATAACATGCACAATGCACAAAGCTTTGTGAGGAAGAGAGAGTATGACAAACCGACCAATAAATGTATGGTGTCTCGACATCAGAGTCTGCTTCATTCCCATAAACACAAATTCAGATTCTCACGAAGAAATTGAATCGTTTGAGTATTTTTGTTGGTGGAGTGTTAAAGTGCGTcaagttaatagttaaaaataattatataatttaatatgtttgattaaattattagtgagtttttattatattttttattaaatttaactaattatttttaaatattaactttatataaaaataactatacgtaaatttttaaaattttgtttattaGGAATTTTCTACCGAGTTTCTTAAGAAGAATGTCATAATAATTTCCGTAGAAATTTGTAACGGTGTTATTTTATTCTTTAAAGGTTAATTTAggagttaaaccccaaaatggTCTCTGAGATTAGCGTTATGTACTAAAATTGTCCCTGAaatttcaattgcactaattacgtctctgagattgaaaaaaatgTATCATATTAGTCCCTGACTCATTTTCCATTAACGATATGATGACATGACATAATGACGTAgactgtaagtgacacgtgtcacttcatgatCTAGCCACGTGTAATGGTGTGATGATGTGGtgatcagtgacacgtggcatgctgacgtggatggctgtgccacgtgtcacaatgttatttggtcACGTGTCCGTTTGTGCCACGTGTTGCAACAGTATTCGTCTACGTGTCATCTATTATGTCATCGTTCTATATGCactaaattagtccctcactttacaCAGACCATCTCCAGTAGGAAACTCATCACAGTTTCTGTTTATGGCCCacttgtcataaaaagtaacttcaCATCAGTTTTTgcgtaaatttaaaaataattcactattaaaagatattaatattaaataaattcatataattatgatataaataataaatataaattattaattaaatagaaatttaattatttaattaattaatataaattattaattaaaataaaatatcaatatttaatataattagtcattataattattattaaattaattattatttaattatataatataattatttaattattaatataattatttaattaattaatattttatataattatttattttttattttacttgccacttggcaattatatattggtTAATGGGAGTCCCCATTCAGAGGgactcctcttctctctctcttcttgaaAAAAGTGAAGGAACTCACTTCAGTTTTCTCCAACGGTCCAATTCCTTTTTTTTCTGACTAAATAGTAACTGGGCTTCTGATGCTCTTAGAGCACCTCCAATGGAGAGTCCCTCCCTCACTTTTTTCTGACACAATGGGACTCCAACCGTTGGAGAAAAGAATAAGGAAGTCCTCGCACAAGTCCCAAGGAAGAGGAGTTCCTCcttagaccatctccagtagggaactcatTCCAGTTCCTGTTTATgacccacctgtcataaaaagcaACTCCACATCAACTTTTGCGTCATAAatagtaaataggaactcaaagtatCTCTCTTCTctattaggaggaactaactttagtccctattgtggtcccacttaattaattaattaattaaaatacttgaaataaatataattaatttttttaataatgtaatttaaatatttaaatttaaaaataattcattattaaaagatattaatattaaataaatttatatataacaataatacacaatatataattcaggattacactaatttgtaaaattatttaatacaaaaaaaaatataattaaattctatagttGACGACAAGCATTGTGAAATTGCTATATGTGTTCAATCAAGTCCTCTAATAGTAGCAGAACTTTAATTTCGTAAACttggaagaagataaagaagaatagTAGATAGTGTGAGAATAGAAGTGTATCTAAGTGGTATATATAGAgtaacaaaatattaatttattaaNNNNNNNNNNNNNNNNNNNNNNNNNNNNNNNNNNNNNNNNNNNNNNNNNNNNNNNNNNNNNNNNNNNNNNNNNNNNNNNNNNNNNNNNNNNNNNNNNNNNNNNNNNNNNNNNNNNNNNNNNNNNNNNNNNNNNNNNNNNNNNNNNNNNNNNNNNNNNNNNNNNNNNNNNNNNNNNNNNNNNNNNNNNNNNNNNNNNNNNNNNNNNNNNNNNNNNNNNNNNNNNNNNNNNNNNNNNNNNNNNNNNNNNNNNNNNNNNNNNNNNNNNNNNNNNNNNNNNNNNNNNNNNNNNNNNNNNNNNNNNNNNNNNNNNNNNNNNNNNNNNNNNNNNNNNNNNNNNNNNNNNNNNNNNNNNNNNNNNNNNNNNNNNNNNNNNNNNNNNNNNNNNNNNNNNNNNNNNNNNNNNNNNNNNNNNNNNNNNNNNNNNNNNNNNNNNNNNNNNNNNNNNNNNNNNNNNNNNNNNNNNNNNNNNNNNNNNNNNNNNNNNNNNNNNNNNNNNNNNNNNNNNNNNNNNNNNNNNNNNNNNNNNNNNNNNNNNNNNNNNNNNNNNNNNNNNNNNNNNNNNNNNNNNNNNNNNNNNNNNNNNNNNNNNNNNNNNNNNNNNNNNNNNNNNNNNNNNNNNNNNNNNNNNNNNNNNNNNNNNNNNNNNNNNNNNNNNNNNNNNNNNNNNNNNNNNNNNNNNNNNNNNNNNNNNNNNNNNNNNNNNNNNNNNNNNNNNNNNNNNNNNNNNNNNNNNNNNNNNNNNNNNNNNNNNNNNNNNNNNNNNNNNNNNNNNNNNNNNNNNNNNNNNNNNNNNNNNNNNNNNNNNNNNNNNNNNNNNNNNNNNNNNNNNNNNNNNNNNNNNNNNNNNNNNNNNNNNNNNNNNNNNNNNNNNNNNNNNNNNNNNNNNNNNNNNNNNNNNNNNNNNNNNNNNNNNNNNNNNNNNNNNNNNNNNNNNNNNNNNNNNNNNNNNNNNNNNNNNNNNNNNNNNNNNNNNNNNNNNNNNNNNNNNNNNNNNNNNNNNNNNNNNNNNNNNNNNNNNNNNNNNNNNNNNNNNNNNNNNNNNNNNNNNNNNNNNNNNNNNNNNNNNNNNNNNNNNNNNNNNNNNNNNNNNNNNNNNNNNNNNNNNNNNNNNNNNNNNNNNNNNNNNNNNNNNNNNNNNNNNNNNNNNNNNNNNNNNNNNNNNNNNNNNNNNNNNNNNNNNNNNNNNNNNNNNNNNNNNNNNNNNNNNNNNNNNNNNNN
The DNA window shown above is from Arachis ipaensis cultivar K30076 chromosome B08, Araip1.1, whole genome shotgun sequence and carries:
- the LOC107612637 gene encoding protein WVD2-like 5 isoform X1: MVDRSVAEITEMASPNGNVENFDELDGAATDNSSVVEIREVANGSSNGNNVDNSNDKDVTTVEDQSRQLRAQKGPVKEKCTKPTGSKGVHTNSVKRFQDGKDEHASSAVSNGTSASEPHPRQPAKIRSYDDKETLLSKHPGKSDPVSSEVPLDKAKPRSLKKGPAENVQGGTECSFPTAEDAKPRRVGALPNYGFSFKCDERAERRKQFYSKLEEKIHAKEVEENNLQAKTKETQEAEIKMLRKSLAFKATPMPSFYQEPTPPRVELKKIPTTRAKSPKLGRRKSATHPGSEGDAISSAQVGRLSLDEKASQSTPTKGISPVNQKKPQRKSLPPRLASEKSSQSNSSTARTPSKITKTPISSVATKVTTLSNSTVKDKVKVAEANEENNILSHEKSKVPPLNAAPSSMDKPSEAELCTNGNVLREEKQEQERTFVQQEPIATEN
- the LOC107612637 gene encoding protein WVD2-like 5 isoform X2, whose protein sequence is MASPNGNVENFDELDGAATDNSSVVEIREVANGSSNGNNVDNSNDKDVTTVEDQSRQLRAQKGPVKEKCTKPTGSKGVHTNSVKRFQDGKDEHASSAVSNGTSASEPHPRQPAKIRSYDDKETLLSKHPGKSDPVSSEVPLDKAKPRSLKKGPAENVQGGTECSFPTAEDAKPRRVGALPNYGFSFKCDERAERRKQFYSKLEEKIHAKEVEENNLQAKTKETQEAEIKMLRKSLAFKATPMPSFYQEPTPPRVELKKIPTTRAKSPKLGRRKSATHPGSEGDAISSAQVGRLSLDEKASQSTPTKGISPVNQKKPQRKSLPPRLASEKSSQSNSSTARTPSKITKTPISSVATKVTTLSNSTVKDKVKVAEANEENNILSHEKSKVPPLNAAPSSMDKPSEAELCTNGNVLREEKQEQERTFVQQEPIATEN